In Syntrophales bacterium, the following proteins share a genomic window:
- the vapB gene encoding type II toxin-antitoxin system VapB family antitoxin: MKTAKLFKNGQSQAVRLPKEFRITGSEVYIKKQGDMIILLPKEKSWNTLFDSLNHFAKDFKIERNQPVENQKREPMFK, encoded by the coding sequence GTTTAAGAATGGGCAAAGCCAGGCAGTCAGATTGCCAAAGGAATTTAGAATTACAGGCAGCGAAGTATATATTAAAAAACAAGGTGATATGATTATCCTGTTACCCAAAGAAAAGTCATGGAATACTCTTTTTGACAGCCTGAACCATTTCGCAAAAGATTTTAAAATCGAGCGAAATCAACCCGTGGAAAATCAAAAGCGAGAGCCGATGTTCAAATGA